The following proteins are co-located in the Amphiprion ocellaris isolate individual 3 ecotype Okinawa chromosome 7, ASM2253959v1, whole genome shotgun sequence genome:
- the si:ch211-14c7.2 gene encoding retinitis pigmentosa 1-like 1 protein: protein MRPTTGTMLQQNNNNNYPCLNVSGSTREMLQKCSRASLPFPSRLELGLGDLPLIRGLRAWALCSKNRHKAGGLLGGGQAPTAPPAGRGTSCPRPADVYLSGEWGRMGYGIPLGLDARQAGIGALVTVATLKTSEGSGKTQTQCLFLRTEKGSCLYSTAKPGSGGTTGVVGGWLRGKTGGGGGGRDNGPPAQTGANRVRVRSGRRWRKSGNAEKTGWSRERQQRSWEDPAEERQEERDKGGPDSKQQDCRGGRCCHDASPKACSQCGPRAQRRESQDGPDGGESLTNGQGMRKELQKNDEEEKGGLCKSSNCVVAESKPDLESNRTDSHCHVGGAESDEGLKTSRSKDDYSERDEDTNPDVMKLHTGSSDFIHGRSEPETEGFKSRRINERKPAEESCEVAAADADGFSDQETEKEQNIIQVPAEFLAFPASITTTNQSSVPIGGTTGQETCWVQTENKQQVEEADVGFDEKNTVNEKLNKNAQIRSKQEDEDVLSSPLRHKDPSISETDRRIVMENINGRSELDGFKSRLIKDGKPGEESCKEAAGDADGFPYQETEKKEDIFQVPAEFLAFPASITTTNQSTVPIGDTAGQETCWVQTENNPQVEENTVNENKNMPPQISVLSSPFRLGDPSIQETDGRVVSENSRTEESEEENLEERGGEDEDCRRENTCEKVEDATQEDNKRERAAEEDEESTSVEPNGETSTDVAGSPTSSAPSLANPAPSLPLLGSMATGLEEEVVKTTTGDGEAKPKERASTVATEEDAEEEEDEFGVFVQAEGESAWTEGFTTPASVPCGSREIAALGNQAIAGELSHWTAGWMDSSFHQSDDTWTAFPQDSSDEGRDIVDQWWPTSAVEERRDQLSTNQNLVEVFAEAFPSLPGPSCSDLAAVPTLTQLLRGRTSQDQGLLDSFHDLNKMIGQRYKRANGVSRDLLLKTLHLEQPQTEVRPASWTANRRLSPGLPSANQHAQSAAAKRRLSYDYNRNVME, encoded by the exons ATGAGGCCGACAACAGGCACCATGCTccagcagaacaacaacaacaactacccCTGTCTCAATGTGTCGGGCTCCACCAGGGAGATGCTCCAGAAGTGCTCCAGAGCCTCCCTGCCCTTCCCCAGCCGCCTGGAGCTCGGCCTGGGCGACCTGCCGCTGATCCGGGGCCTCCGAGCCTGGGCGCTGTGCTCCAAGAACCGCCACAAGGCCGGCGGCCTGCTGGGAGGTGGGCAAGCTCCTACGGCGCCTCCTGCAGGCCGCGGGACGTCCTGCCCCAGACCCGCAGACGTCTACCTGAGTGGGGAGTGGGGTCGCATGGGGTACGGGATCCCCCTGGGGCTGGACGCCAGGCAGGCCGGGATCGGAGCGCTGGTGACCGTCGCCACCCTGAAGACCTCGGAGGGCAGCGGGAAGACGCAAACCCAGTGCCTCTTTCTCCGGACCGAGAAAGGAAGCTGTCTGTACTCGACGGCTAAACCCGGTTCTGGTGGGACGACCGGGGTGGTCGGAGGATGGCTGAGAGGGAagacgggaggaggaggaggaggcagggaTAACGGGCCGCCGGCGCAGACCGGAGCAAACCGGGTTAGAGTGCGATCGGGCCGGAGGTGGAGGAAGTCCGGCAACGCAGAGAAAACAGGCTGGAGCAGAGAGAGGCAGCAGAGGAGCTGGGAGGATCCGGCTGAAGAAAGGCAGGAAGAGCGAGACAAAGGAGGCCCGGACAGCAAACAACAGGACTGCAGGGGAGGCCGATGCTGCCACGATGCTTCCCCTAAAGCCTGCAGTCAGTGTGGACCGAGAGCACAACGGAGGGAGAGCCAGGATGGACCGGACGGAGGAGAAAGTCTCACGAATGGACAGGGAATGAGGAAGGAGCTGCAAAAGAatgacgaggaggagaagggAGGCCTCTGCAAGTCCTCTAACTGTGTTGTGGCTGAATCAAAGCCTGACCTAGAATCCAACCGTACCGACTCCCACTGCCACGTCGGAGGAGCCGAGAGCGACGAAGGGCTGAAAACCTCTCGCAGCAAGGACGACTATTCAGAGAGAGACGAGGACACGAACCCTGATGTTATGAAATTACACACAGGAAGCAGCGACTTCATTCACGGCCGCTCCGAGCCAGAGACTGAAGGCTTTAAATCAAGACGTATTAATGAGAGAAAACCAGCTGAGGAGTCCTGTGAAGTAGCAGCAGCTGATGCAGATGGATTTTCTGAtcaagaaacagagaaagaacaaaatatAATCCAGGTTCCTGCTGAATTCTTGGCCTTTCCTGCTTCGATCACCACGACTAACCAGTCCTCCGTCCCTATAGGGGGCACCACCGGACAGGAAACTTGTTGGGTTCAGACTGAGAACAAGCAACAAGTTGAGGAAGCAGATGTTGGCTTCGACGAGAAAAACACTGTGAACGAGAAGTTAAACAAAAACGCACAGATTCGCAGCAAGCAGGAGGACGAAGATGTTTTATCTTCACCGCTTAGACATAAAGATCCTTCCATCTccgagacagacagaaggatcGTGATGGAAAACATTAATGGACGATCTGAGCTGGATGGCTTTAAATCAAGACTTATTAAGGATGGAAAACCAGGTGAGGAGTCCTGTAAAGAAGCAGCAGGCGACGCAGATGGATTCCCTTAtcaagaaacagagaaaaaagaagacatcTTCCAAGTTCCTGCTGAATTCTTGGCCTTTCCTGCTTCCATCACCACGACTAACCAGTCCACCGTCCCTATAGGGGACACCGCCGGACAGGAAACTTGTTGGGTTCAGACTGAGAACAACCCACAAGTTGAAGAAAACACTGTGAACGAGAACAAAAATATGCCACCTCAGATTTCAGTTCTGTCCTCACCTTTTAGACTCGGAGATCCTTCAATCCAAGAGACAGACGGGAGGGTTGTGTCGGAAAACAGCAGGACAGAAGAGTCGGAGGAGGAGAATCTAGAAGAGCGAGGGGGTGAAGATGAGGATTGTAGGAGGGAGAACACCTGCGAAAAGGTAGAAGATGCCACACAGGAAGATAATAAGAGAGAACGTGctgcagaagaagatgaagagtcAACAAGCGTTGAACCGAACGGAGAGACCAGCACCGACGTCGCCGGTTCCCCCACCTCCAGTGCTCCCTCTCTGGCTAATCCTGCCCCTTCTCTTCCCCTGCTGGGATCCATGGCAACCggcctggaggaggaggtggttaAAACGACGACGGGAGACGGAGAAGCAAAGCCGAAGGAGAGGGCTTCCACCGTGGCCACCGAGGAGGacgcggaggaggaggaggatgagttTGGCGTCTTCGTGCAGGCGGAGGGGGAGTCGGCCTGGACCGAGGGCTTCACCACGCCTGCCTCAGTGCCTTGCGGGAGCAGAGAGATCGCTG CACTTGGAAACCAGGCCATCGCCGGGGAGTTGTCCCATTGGACGGCAGGCTGGATGGACAGCTCCTTCCACCAATCAGACGACACCTGGACAGCCTTTCCTCAGGACTCGTCGGATGAAGGCCGAGACATTGTGGATCAGTGGTGGCCGACCAGTGCCGTGGAGGAGCGGCGAGACCAACTCTCGACCAATCAGAATCTG GTGGAGGTCTTTGCTGAGGCCTTCCCATCGCTGCCCGGTCCGTCCTGCAGTGACCTCGCTGCTGTTCCCACTCTGACCCAGCTCCTCCGGGGCAGAACCAGCCAGGACCAGGG GCTGCTGGACAGTTTCCACGACTTGAACAAAATGATTGGCCAGAGATACAAGCGAGCCAACGGCGTTTCTCGTGACCTGCTGCTGAAGACTTTACACCTGGAGCAGCCGCAGACT GAAGTCCGACCTGCTTCCTGGACAGCAAACCGCCGCCTCTCCCCCGGCCTCCCGTCGGCCAATCAGCACGCTCAGAGCGCCGCCGCCAAGCGACGGCTGTCGTACGACTACAACAGGAACGTCATGGAGTAG